Proteins encoded by one window of Gordonia jinghuaiqii:
- a CDS encoding MFS transporter has translation MTQHYSSQRHPHHPQPPHRHPHPWRVFAATSVGVIAVFVAMSGLTVALPTLSRELDATPAQSTWILLGYMVVTTALILVFGRLADIIGRRPLYLSGLTVFTLATALCVVSPTPDRRLCSTARNWPGSSATCRSRAWCSRYSRRWESLSAWHFRAGRCPSRNNPVCR, from the coding sequence GTGACACAGCACTATTCATCACAGCGGCATCCACACCACCCGCAACCACCACACCGGCATCCGCATCCGTGGCGGGTCTTCGCCGCCACCAGTGTCGGTGTGATCGCGGTGTTCGTCGCCATGAGCGGACTGACCGTGGCATTGCCGACCCTCAGTCGCGAGCTGGATGCGACGCCCGCGCAGTCGACGTGGATCCTGTTGGGCTACATGGTGGTCACCACCGCGCTGATCCTGGTGTTCGGGCGGCTCGCCGACATCATCGGCCGACGTCCGCTGTATCTGTCGGGCCTGACGGTGTTCACGCTGGCCACCGCGCTCTGTGTGGTCAGTCCTACGCCGGATCGCCGGCTCTGTTCGACGGCGCGGAACTGGCCCGGTTCGTCGGCAACCTGCAGATCGCGGGCATGGTGCTCGCGATACTCTCGGCGGTGGGAATCGCTGTCTGCCTGGCATTTCCGCGCCGGTCGATGCCCGTCGCGGAACAATCCGGTGTGCCGGTGA
- a CDS encoding carbon-nitrogen hydrolase family protein encodes MTARTLDVAVVQIGELTEDIADNLSRLVAAVDSAATGGGSESGGAEGGRAGSAPDLVVLPELITTPYFCTSHDTDRTSWAQTIPGDATARLGALARERRCAIAFGTYERTADGTTHNSVVLIDSAGEIVDWRTPGGGHMPAYRKLSLPASKVSGVDIDEKYHFAPGPSPATAELHGIRIGCVICYDRTFPEYWAVARALGAEVMLAVVSSLGSREDLFLAELQTRALESQTWVIAANRAGPETLNGATVDYFGLSCVIAPDGEIVARAPAHRSGETLRVTIDLDRVAQVRAALPLRRDRRADVVSLFADLTAGICR; translated from the coding sequence GTGACAGCCCGGACACTCGACGTCGCCGTCGTTCAGATCGGAGAGCTCACCGAGGACATCGCGGACAACCTGTCCCGTCTTGTCGCAGCGGTCGACTCAGCCGCAACCGGAGGCGGGTCGGAAAGCGGTGGGGCAGAGGGAGGGAGAGCAGGGTCGGCGCCCGACCTCGTGGTCCTGCCCGAACTGATCACCACGCCCTACTTCTGCACCAGTCACGACACCGACCGGACGTCGTGGGCTCAGACAATCCCCGGTGACGCGACCGCACGACTGGGCGCGCTCGCACGGGAACGCCGCTGCGCCATCGCGTTCGGCACCTACGAGCGGACCGCCGACGGGACGACACACAACTCCGTCGTCCTGATCGACTCCGCCGGTGAGATCGTCGACTGGCGGACACCCGGCGGCGGGCACATGCCCGCCTACCGCAAGCTGTCGCTACCGGCGAGCAAGGTCAGTGGTGTCGACATCGACGAGAAGTACCATTTCGCGCCCGGGCCGTCACCGGCGACGGCGGAGTTGCACGGCATCCGCATCGGTTGCGTCATCTGCTACGACCGCACATTCCCCGAGTACTGGGCGGTGGCACGCGCGCTCGGTGCCGAGGTCATGCTGGCCGTGGTGTCCTCCCTCGGCTCCCGCGAAGATCTCTTTCTGGCCGAACTGCAGACGCGCGCACTGGAATCGCAGACATGGGTCATTGCCGCGAACCGCGCGGGCCCGGAGACGCTGAACGGCGCGACCGTCGACTACTTCGGACTGTCGTGCGTCATCGCGCCCGACGGTGAGATCGTGGCCCGGGCACCCGCACATCGTTCGGGAGAGACCCTGCGCGTCACCATCGACCTCGACCGCGTCGCGCAGGTACGGGCGGCGTTGCCGTTGCGGCGTGACCGCCGCGCGGACGTGGTCTCGTTGTTCGCCGACCTCACCGCCGGTATCTGTCGGTGA
- a CDS encoding MFS transporter, producing the protein MTSRTRPSPAQASSVGISRPIAWLVVALAVAQVVAPVVPFSGVGASPNESTTDLLITPEGYTFSIWSVIYLLSIVFALAVVWKGTVVWKGTLGWKSGGTGDGRRLLVDLGIAFAGAAVWILVSAAEWTWVTPIVLTVMTVVLIDAARIAAGPADDSAPAWLTNLTRILVGIYAAWATAAVFQNWAAAIGADLADPQSLGWQLAILLACAVFGLAVTAAFGSVLIAYPLTLIWAFLGIFATAQGETPAVVAVAVGTIVALVVTTVTITFLRSRTRPDRPIATA; encoded by the coding sequence ATGACCTCTCGCACCCGACCATCACCGGCACAGGCATCGTCCGTGGGCATCTCGCGACCGATCGCCTGGCTCGTCGTGGCTCTCGCAGTGGCGCAGGTCGTCGCACCGGTCGTCCCGTTCTCCGGGGTCGGTGCCTCGCCCAACGAGTCGACGACCGACCTCCTCATCACCCCGGAGGGTTACACCTTCTCGATCTGGAGCGTCATCTATCTCCTGTCGATCGTGTTCGCGCTCGCGGTGGTGTGGAAGGGCACGGTGGTGTGGAAGGGCACGCTGGGGTGGAAGAGCGGAGGCACCGGCGACGGGCGCCGGCTGCTGGTCGACCTCGGCATCGCCTTCGCGGGCGCCGCGGTGTGGATTCTGGTGTCCGCCGCGGAGTGGACGTGGGTCACCCCGATCGTGCTGACGGTCATGACCGTCGTGCTGATCGACGCCGCCCGTATCGCCGCGGGGCCCGCCGACGATTCGGCACCCGCCTGGCTGACCAACCTCACCCGCATCCTCGTCGGCATCTATGCCGCCTGGGCGACTGCCGCGGTCTTCCAGAACTGGGCGGCAGCCATCGGTGCCGACCTCGCCGATCCGCAGTCCCTCGGCTGGCAGCTGGCCATCCTGCTGGCGTGTGCGGTCTTCGGTCTGGCGGTCACCGCCGCGTTCGGGTCCGTGTTGATCGCATACCCGCTGACCCTGATCTGGGCGTTCCTCGGGATCTTCGCGACGGCGCAGGGTGAAACGCCCGCCGTCGTCGCCGTGGCGGTCGGAACAATCGTCGCGCTCGTGGTCACCACGGTGACGATCACGTTTCTCCGGAGCCGGACTCGGCCCGATCGGCCGATCGCCACGGCCTAG
- a CDS encoding MFS transporter has protein sequence MRPDPGIRLLSGASGVGFILAICGSNAMTPLLPGYMDTHGFGPAAASVLFATYFAALILILLISARGPLIRHSRKVLPIAFLAAIVGDLLQIVGASVEWLLFPGRFLTGASVALSTGAAAAIMVAARGERGRSFIASGSLIGAGTGLVAAIAIAVFLPWQLITVYAIHAVAMTICLGFLFAGLRAAPDLLRPELTAPASDPLPVDDAMTPAPSSALTGDLDVAVTTPRKRDPGAYLIGALAWAIGALAVGAMPNAILATGASDSLLVAQCVGGACLLVSMSASLAGVGVRMVTTLPTVGALLVVGWSIAVVGLVLGRLEVILLGTVIGGIGQAGGYRVALAYITVGLSALEQGRVAALFSAFAYSGAGVMVVLDGIAGQAAGTVGGAIAIGVVYAIVAVIAIGLVVRRGRTASPPATAVSDRHEVGSAI, from the coding sequence ATGCGTCCTGATCCCGGAATCCGTTTGCTCTCCGGGGCATCCGGGGTCGGGTTCATCCTCGCGATCTGCGGCTCCAATGCGATGACGCCGTTGCTGCCCGGCTACATGGACACACACGGGTTCGGGCCCGCGGCGGCGTCGGTGCTGTTCGCCACGTACTTCGCCGCACTGATCCTCATCCTGCTGATCTCGGCCCGAGGTCCCCTCATCCGTCACAGCCGAAAGGTCCTGCCCATCGCCTTTCTCGCGGCGATCGTCGGCGATCTCCTCCAGATCGTGGGCGCCTCAGTGGAGTGGCTCCTCTTCCCGGGGCGGTTTCTCACCGGCGCCTCGGTGGCACTGAGTACCGGGGCCGCCGCGGCGATCATGGTCGCTGCGCGCGGCGAGCGCGGCCGGTCGTTCATCGCGTCGGGCTCACTCATCGGTGCCGGCACCGGGCTCGTCGCCGCGATCGCGATCGCGGTGTTCCTGCCCTGGCAGCTGATCACGGTGTACGCGATCCATGCCGTGGCCATGACGATCTGTCTCGGGTTCCTGTTCGCGGGACTGCGGGCGGCACCTGATCTCCTCAGGCCCGAACTCACTGCGCCCGCGAGTGATCCGCTGCCGGTCGACGACGCCATGACTCCGGCACCCTCGTCTGCGCTCACCGGTGACCTCGACGTGGCGGTCACCACCCCGCGCAAGCGTGATCCCGGCGCCTATCTCATCGGCGCGCTGGCGTGGGCGATCGGTGCGCTCGCGGTGGGGGCGATGCCCAACGCGATCCTGGCGACCGGCGCGAGCGATTCGCTCCTCGTCGCGCAGTGCGTGGGCGGCGCGTGTCTGCTGGTGTCGATGTCCGCGAGCCTCGCCGGGGTCGGCGTGCGGATGGTCACGACCCTGCCGACCGTCGGGGCCCTGCTGGTCGTCGGCTGGTCGATCGCGGTGGTGGGTCTGGTGCTCGGCCGGCTCGAGGTGATCCTGTTGGGCACGGTCATCGGCGGCATCGGACAGGCCGGTGGTTACCGAGTGGCCTTGGCCTACATCACCGTCGGACTCTCCGCGCTCGAGCAGGGCCGTGTGGCGGCACTGTTCTCCGCGTTCGCCTACAGCGGTGCGGGCGTGATGGTGGTGCTCGACGGTATCGCCGGACAGGCCGCCGGGACGGTCGGCGGGGCCATTGCGATCGGCGTGGTCTATGCGATCGTGGCCGTGATCGCGATCGGGCTGGTGGTGCGTCGGGGACGCACGGCCAGCCCACCGGCGACAGCGGTATCGGACCGGCATGAGGTCGGCTCGGCGATCTGA
- a CDS encoding ADP-ribosylglycohydrolase family protein encodes MDQYVGCLLGGAVGDALGGSVEFLSRDGIVERFGEPGITSYAEAYGGLGTITDDTQMTLFTAEGLLRAWVRDCAGGVSCYAAMTARAYLRWFITQGGHPRHGVLPMSERSSWLMSHRELHSRRAPGNTCLDALRRTMRPGEPASNDSKGCGGVMRVAPVGLFAARADWSPAGTFDLGAALAGLTHGHPSGSLSAGVLAVLIRDLVTGATLDEALAEAKAVLRVRPDHEETLAAIESAEALAASDCSHREAIARLGEGWVGEEALAISIYCALVARDFEDGVVIAVNHDGDSDSTGAITGNLLGARDGVGVIPDRWLEPLELRDVIVEMAGDLHDFLDWEIDDPDATTEASTAGITSVREMTPPRVAEKYSGLRPVG; translated from the coding sequence ATGGATCAGTATGTGGGATGTCTGCTCGGGGGTGCGGTGGGCGACGCGCTCGGCGGGTCGGTCGAGTTCTTGTCGCGCGATGGCATCGTCGAGCGGTTCGGGGAGCCGGGCATCACCTCGTACGCGGAGGCGTACGGCGGGCTGGGCACCATCACCGACGACACCCAGATGACCCTGTTCACCGCGGAGGGCCTGCTCAGAGCATGGGTTCGTGACTGTGCGGGAGGCGTCTCCTGTTACGCCGCCATGACCGCGCGGGCATATCTGCGGTGGTTCATCACGCAGGGCGGGCACCCGCGGCACGGCGTGCTCCCGATGAGCGAGCGATCGAGCTGGCTGATGAGCCACCGGGAACTGCACAGCCGGCGTGCCCCCGGCAACACGTGCCTCGACGCTCTACGCAGGACCATGCGGCCGGGCGAACCCGCGTCGAACGACAGCAAGGGGTGCGGCGGGGTAATGCGTGTCGCCCCGGTCGGGTTGTTCGCGGCGCGCGCGGACTGGTCGCCGGCCGGCACCTTCGATCTCGGTGCCGCTCTCGCGGGGCTGACCCACGGGCACCCGTCCGGATCACTCAGCGCAGGCGTTCTCGCGGTTCTGATCCGGGACCTCGTGACCGGCGCGACGCTCGACGAGGCCCTGGCCGAGGCGAAGGCCGTCCTGCGCGTGCGGCCCGACCACGAGGAGACCCTTGCCGCGATCGAGTCGGCGGAAGCGCTCGCCGCGTCGGACTGTTCGCACCGAGAGGCCATCGCGCGACTCGGCGAAGGGTGGGTGGGTGAGGAAGCCCTGGCGATCTCGATCTACTGCGCACTCGTCGCACGGGACTTCGAGGACGGGGTGGTGATCGCGGTCAATCACGACGGCGACTCCGACTCCACCGGAGCGATCACCGGCAATCTCCTCGGTGCCCGCGACGGCGTCGGTGTGATTCCCGATCGTTGGCTCGAGCCGCTCGAACTCCGGGACGTCATCGTCGAGATGGCAGGCGATCTCCACGATTTCCTCGACTGGGAGATCGACGATCCCGACGCCACCACCGAAGCGTCGACCGCCGGGATCACGAGCGTGCGAGAGATGACGCCGCCTCGGGTGGCGGAGAAATATTCGGGGCTCCGCCCGGTGGGCTGA